The following proteins come from a genomic window of Limnohabitans sp. 103DPR2:
- a CDS encoding 3-hydroxyacyl-CoA dehydrogenase NAD-binding domain-containing protein has translation MTAEYKVIGDVAVITMSNPPVNGLGLATRVGITNGLTQANSDAAVKSIIITGAGNAFSGGADINEFGSPKAIQEPNLLSVIRACENSAKPVLAAVHSVAMGGGLELALGCHYRIAAPGCKVALPEVKLGLIPGAGGTQRLPRVLGVEPALNMIVSGEPINSEMLAMLPGQKLFDRMATSAESLAAEAMAYAKELAAQHADGSALPLVRNLPCKHPQGDAYFQFARNMVKGMAKNYPAPPKCVDAVEAATKKKFEDGMVFEREIFTNLMWTPECRALRHIFMADRAASKIPDVPSDTPKRTIASVAVIGAGTMGGGISMNFLNAGIPVKMLEMKQEALDRGVATIRKNYEAQVKKGKLKQDKYEQRMALLTTTLSYDDIGSADLVIEAVFEEMGVKEAVFKKLDEVMKPGAILASNTSTLDVNKIASFTKRPEDVVGMHFFSPANVMKLLEVIRGAKTSKEVLATVMALGKKIKKTAVVSGVCDGFIGNRMIEQYSRQAGFLIEEGCTPAQVDKAVEKFGFAMGPFRMGDLAGNDIGWAIRKRRNVERPGMKYSKTADLLCEMGRFGQKTGAGWYDYQAGKRDAIPSALVVEMIEKHRAAEGITPRKISDEEIVQRLVFSLVNEAAHILEEGIASKASDIDMVYLTGYGFPIFRGGPMLYADQVGLFNVAEAMKRFAKNPRDDAAFWQPAPLLARLVADGKTFN, from the coding sequence ATGACCGCTGAATACAAAGTCATTGGCGATGTGGCCGTGATTACCATGAGCAACCCTCCCGTCAATGGGCTAGGACTTGCAACTCGCGTCGGCATCACCAACGGCTTGACCCAAGCCAACAGTGACGCTGCCGTTAAATCCATCATCATCACGGGTGCTGGCAACGCTTTTTCTGGCGGTGCCGACATCAATGAATTTGGATCACCCAAAGCGATCCAAGAGCCCAACCTGCTCAGCGTCATTCGCGCCTGCGAAAACTCTGCCAAGCCCGTCTTGGCCGCTGTTCACTCCGTTGCCATGGGCGGTGGTTTGGAGTTGGCATTGGGTTGCCATTACCGCATAGCAGCACCTGGCTGCAAAGTGGCACTGCCTGAAGTGAAGTTGGGCCTGATTCCCGGCGCTGGCGGTACACAGCGTTTGCCACGCGTGTTGGGTGTCGAACCAGCCCTCAACATGATTGTCAGCGGTGAACCCATTAACAGCGAAATGCTGGCCATGTTGCCAGGTCAAAAGTTGTTTGATCGCATGGCCACTTCTGCCGAGTCTTTGGCCGCTGAAGCAATGGCCTACGCTAAAGAATTGGCTGCACAACACGCTGACGGTTCTGCGCTGCCATTGGTTCGCAATTTGCCTTGCAAACACCCCCAAGGTGACGCTTACTTCCAGTTCGCTCGCAACATGGTCAAAGGCATGGCCAAAAACTACCCAGCGCCACCCAAGTGTGTGGATGCGGTTGAAGCGGCTACGAAGAAAAAATTTGAAGACGGCATGGTCTTTGAGCGTGAAATCTTTACCAACCTCATGTGGACACCTGAGTGCCGTGCATTGCGCCATATTTTCATGGCCGATCGCGCCGCATCCAAAATTCCAGATGTGCCAAGTGACACACCCAAGCGCACCATCGCGTCTGTGGCCGTCATTGGCGCGGGCACCATGGGTGGCGGCATTTCCATGAACTTCTTGAACGCAGGCATTCCTGTCAAGATGCTCGAAATGAAGCAAGAAGCTTTGGACCGCGGTGTGGCCACCATTCGCAAGAACTACGAAGCGCAAGTGAAGAAGGGCAAGTTGAAGCAAGACAAATACGAACAGCGTATGGCTTTGCTCACCACCACTCTGAGCTACGACGACATTGGCAGCGCCGACTTGGTCATCGAAGCCGTGTTTGAAGAGATGGGCGTGAAAGAAGCTGTCTTCAAGAAACTCGACGAAGTGATGAAGCCTGGTGCTATTTTGGCCTCCAACACATCGACTTTGGACGTCAACAAAATTGCATCTTTCACCAAGCGTCCAGAGGACGTGGTGGGCATGCACTTCTTCAGCCCTGCCAACGTCATGAAATTGTTGGAAGTCATTCGCGGTGCCAAAACCAGCAAAGAAGTGCTGGCCACCGTGATGGCTTTGGGCAAAAAAATCAAGAAGACAGCCGTGGTGTCCGGCGTGTGCGACGGTTTCATCGGCAATCGCATGATTGAGCAATACAGCCGTCAAGCTGGTTTCCTGATTGAAGAAGGTTGTACGCCTGCACAAGTTGACAAAGCCGTTGAAAAGTTCGGTTTCGCCATGGGCCCATTCCGCATGGGCGACTTGGCCGGCAACGACATTGGCTGGGCCATTCGCAAGCGCCGCAATGTTGAGCGTCCTGGCATGAAGTACAGCAAAACAGCCGACCTCTTGTGCGAGATGGGCCGCTTCGGTCAAAAGACAGGCGCAGGCTGGTACGACTACCAAGCAGGCAAACGTGATGCCATTCCCAGTGCCTTGGTTGTGGAGATGATTGAAAAACACCGTGCTGCTGAAGGCATTACACCGCGCAAAATTTCAGATGAAGAAATCGTGCAGCGTTTGGTGTTCTCCTTGGTGAATGAAGCAGCACACATTTTGGAAGAGGGCATTGCCAGCAAGGCTTCCGACATCGACATGGTCTACCTCACCGGTTATGGTTTCCCCATCTTCCGCGGCGGCCCCATGTTGTACGCAGACCAAGTTGGTTTGTTCAATGTGGCCGAAGCCATGAAACGCTTTGCCAAAAACCCACGCGACGATGCCGCTTTCTGGCAACCCGCACCGCTGCTTGCCCGTTTGGTGGCAGACGGCAAAACATTCAACTGA
- a CDS encoding ABC transporter ATP-binding protein gives MLHIDNLHAFYGKSHVLHGVSFGVKPGEIVALLGRNGSGRSTTAKAIMGLVDCQGQIDWKGQAIVGKKAFEIAHLGLGYVPENRDIFPKLTVHQNLLLGQKGSGKGSRWSFDDMYQMFPRLLERQHTEAGVLSGGEQQMLTLCRTLMGDPDLIIIDEPTEGLAPKIVELVGQYLKKLKDRGISVLLIEQKLTIAMKISDRALVMGHGSIVFEGTPDELNANTYIRKEWLEV, from the coding sequence ATGTTGCACATTGATAATCTTCACGCTTTTTACGGCAAAAGCCATGTGTTGCATGGCGTTAGCTTTGGTGTCAAACCTGGTGAAATTGTGGCGCTTTTGGGTCGAAACGGTTCTGGCAGGTCGACAACCGCAAAGGCCATCATGGGCTTGGTTGATTGCCAAGGTCAAATTGATTGGAAGGGGCAAGCCATTGTTGGCAAAAAAGCCTTTGAGATTGCGCACTTGGGCTTAGGTTACGTTCCAGAAAATCGCGACATTTTCCCCAAACTCACGGTTCATCAGAATTTACTGTTGGGGCAGAAGGGTTCAGGCAAAGGCAGTCGTTGGAGTTTTGACGACATGTACCAAATGTTCCCTCGTTTGTTGGAGCGTCAGCACACAGAGGCGGGCGTATTGTCGGGTGGCGAGCAGCAAATGCTGACCTTGTGCCGCACCCTGATGGGCGACCCTGATCTCATCATCATTGATGAACCGACAGAGGGTTTGGCGCCCAAAATTGTGGAGTTGGTTGGCCAATACCTCAAAAAGCTCAAGGATCGTGGCATTTCCGTTTTGCTCATCGAGCAAAAGCTCACCATCGCCATGAAAATCTCAGACCGTGCTTTGGTCATGGGCCATGGCAGCATTGTGTTTGAAGGTACGCCAGACGAACTGAATGCCAATACCTACATCCGCAAGGAGTGGTTAGAGGTTTAA
- a CDS encoding ABC transporter ATP-binding protein, producing the protein MSYALELIDLRKNFGKTEIIRGANLAVNAGERVAIIGPNGAGKSTLFNLISGRFGPTSGEILLNGQRIDHKAPYEINRMGLSRSFQITNIFPKLSVFENLRCAVLWSLGYKYTFLKFLSGLKDANELAEKYMEMIRLDKKRDLLAMNLTYAEQRALEIGITIAGGSNVILLDEPTAGMSKSETSRFISLIKEVTVGKTLLTVEHDMGVVFGLADKIAVVVYGEVIAFDTPEAVRSNARVQEAYLGSHVADEQAGGH; encoded by the coding sequence ATGTCTTATGCGCTAGAACTCATAGATCTCCGAAAAAACTTCGGAAAAACAGAAATCATTCGCGGTGCCAATTTGGCGGTGAACGCGGGTGAGCGTGTTGCCATCATTGGTCCCAATGGCGCTGGCAAATCAACCTTGTTCAATTTGATCAGTGGACGATTCGGCCCAACCAGCGGTGAAATTTTGCTCAATGGTCAACGCATCGATCACAAAGCCCCCTACGAAATCAATCGCATGGGCTTGTCGAGAAGTTTCCAAATCACCAACATCTTTCCAAAACTCAGCGTGTTTGAAAACTTGCGTTGTGCGGTGTTGTGGAGCCTAGGTTACAAGTACACCTTCCTGAAATTCTTGTCAGGTTTGAAAGACGCCAACGAACTGGCTGAGAAGTACATGGAAATGATCCGCCTCGACAAAAAGCGTGATTTGCTCGCCATGAACCTGACCTATGCAGAACAACGTGCGTTGGAGATTGGCATCACCATCGCGGGTGGTTCCAATGTCATTTTGCTAGACGAACCCACAGCGGGCATGAGCAAAAGTGAAACAAGTCGCTTCATCAGCTTGATCAAAGAAGTGACCGTTGGCAAAACGCTGTTGACGGTGGAGCACGACATGGGTGTCGTGTTTGGATTGGCAGACAAAATTGCTGTGGTGGTCTATGGCGAGGTGATAGCCTTTGATACACCCGAAGCTGTCAGGTCGAATGCGCGTGTCCAAGAAGCTTATTTGGGCTCTCACGTGGCTGATGAACAAGCGGGAGGCCACTGA
- a CDS encoding branched-chain amino acid ABC transporter permease, producing MSSTYKFKPYNVGRWVIWSLFAIVLIFAPLVFTSNLSGTMLAQMGIAIIACLSYNMLLGQGGMLSFGHAVYTGLGSFVAIHALNSISGGHSHIPVSLIPLVGGLAGIGFAVLLGYVTTKKAGTPFAMITLGVAELVFAMSLMFSEFFGGEAGISGNRVAGQAFMGITFGPQIQIYYLIAIYTFVCVALMYAFTQTPLGRILNAVRDNPERVEFIGYNTQRVRYFAFIIAGFFAGISGGLGALNFEIVTAEVVGAGRSGGYLLFTFLGGATFFFGPIIGGVLMVLAFVLLSELTKAWLLYLGLLFLFMVMYAPGGIASLIMMNLRVAAFGKLKQIWVSYLGLFVTAFVALIGAGAMIEMVYHLQLNSALGDTLKFMGVTLNAKGVDSWFGAAFVMLTGLGLFEAARRHFLIEWGDIQIDIEKEIKRRETA from the coding sequence ATGAGCAGTACCTACAAATTCAAACCTTACAACGTTGGCAGATGGGTGATCTGGAGCTTGTTTGCCATTGTCTTGATCTTTGCCCCTCTGGTCTTCACCAGCAATTTGTCCGGCACCATGCTGGCTCAAATGGGCATTGCCATCATTGCTTGCTTGTCCTACAACATGTTGTTGGGGCAGGGCGGCATGTTGAGTTTTGGCCATGCGGTTTACACAGGCCTTGGCTCTTTTGTCGCCATTCACGCGTTGAACTCAATCAGTGGCGGTCATTCCCATATTCCTGTGAGCCTCATCCCATTGGTGGGCGGGCTTGCGGGTATTGGCTTTGCTGTGCTTTTGGGTTATGTCACCACCAAAAAGGCGGGCACCCCCTTTGCCATGATCACTTTGGGCGTAGCAGAACTGGTGTTTGCCATGTCCTTGATGTTCTCTGAATTCTTTGGTGGTGAAGCCGGCATCTCGGGCAACCGTGTTGCAGGTCAAGCTTTCATGGGCATCACCTTTGGTCCGCAAATCCAAATTTATTATTTGATTGCCATCTACACCTTTGTGTGTGTGGCCTTGATGTATGCCTTTACGCAAACACCTCTGGGCCGCATTTTGAATGCCGTGCGCGACAACCCTGAACGTGTCGAATTCATTGGCTACAACACACAACGTGTGCGTTACTTTGCCTTCATCATTGCTGGCTTTTTCGCGGGCATTTCAGGTGGCCTCGGCGCACTCAACTTTGAAATTGTCACTGCGGAAGTGGTCGGGGCTGGCCGCTCAGGCGGTTACTTGCTCTTTACCTTTTTAGGGGGCGCCACCTTCTTCTTTGGACCCATCATCGGCGGTGTACTCATGGTCCTGGCATTTGTGCTCTTGTCTGAGTTAACCAAAGCCTGGCTCTTGTACTTGGGCTTGTTGTTCTTGTTCATGGTGATGTATGCGCCTGGTGGTATAGCCAGTCTGATCATGATGAACCTGCGCGTTGCTGCGTTTGGCAAACTCAAACAAATTTGGGTCAGTTATTTGGGTCTCTTTGTCACAGCCTTTGTTGCGCTGATTGGTGCGGGTGCCATGATCGAAATGGTTTACCACCTGCAACTGAACTCTGCTTTGGGTGACACCTTGAAGTTCATGGGCGTCACTTTGAATGCCAAAGGTGTTGACAGCTGGTTTGGTGCTGCATTTGTCATGCTCACTGGCTTGGGCTTGTTTGAAGCAGCACGCCGTCACTTCTTGATTGAATGGGGCGACATCCAAATCGACATTGAAAAAGAAATTAAACGTCGGGAGACAGCGTGA
- a CDS encoding branched-chain amino acid ABC transporter permease, which translates to MEFFIISMLNGLSYGLLLFMLSSGLTLIFSMMGVLNFAHASFYMIGAYFGYTLTSVIGFWPALLVAPILVGGVGVVFERLTLRKVHKFGHVPELLVTFGLSYIVYELVQLIWGRTAVEFVPPELLKGSAFTLVNHSIQGMQLVWGAAPAEMCKSADAAVRLVCTPFPATRGFMMIVALLMLLSLWLLLTKTRIGLVIQAALTHPETVESLGHNVPRVFMMVFGAGTGLAGLAGVIGGSTFVTEPAMAATVGSVIFVVVVVGGMGSLSGAFLASVLIGVIQTFAIAFDYSFISVAKNLGFSLSEALMNNPILKLTVSQVAPILPYLFLVLILIFRPKGLLGTREG; encoded by the coding sequence ATGGAGTTCTTCATCATCTCCATGCTCAATGGATTGAGCTACGGGTTGTTGTTATTCATGCTGAGTTCGGGCTTGACCCTGATCTTCAGCATGATGGGCGTTTTGAATTTCGCCCATGCATCTTTCTACATGATTGGTGCGTATTTTGGTTACACGCTTACCAGCGTCATAGGTTTTTGGCCTGCTTTGTTGGTAGCACCTATTTTGGTTGGCGGGGTTGGCGTTGTATTTGAACGCCTGACCTTGCGAAAAGTTCACAAGTTTGGTCACGTCCCCGAACTTCTGGTGACATTTGGTTTGTCCTACATCGTCTATGAGTTGGTGCAACTCATTTGGGGTCGAACAGCCGTAGAGTTTGTACCGCCCGAATTACTTAAAGGCTCTGCTTTCACCTTGGTCAATCATTCAATCCAAGGTATGCAATTGGTATGGGGTGCAGCGCCGGCAGAAATGTGCAAATCTGCAGACGCTGCCGTTCGCTTGGTGTGCACACCATTTCCAGCAACTCGAGGCTTCATGATGATCGTTGCCTTGCTCATGCTGTTGTCATTGTGGTTGCTACTCACCAAAACTCGCATTGGCTTGGTCATTCAAGCCGCTTTAACGCACCCAGAAACAGTCGAGTCGCTTGGACACAATGTGCCGCGTGTGTTCATGATGGTCTTTGGCGCAGGCACTGGTTTGGCGGGTCTGGCTGGCGTCATCGGCGGAAGCACTTTTGTCACTGAACCTGCCATGGCGGCCACGGTGGGATCCGTTATTTTCGTGGTGGTGGTGGTGGGCGGCATGGGCTCATTGTCTGGCGCCTTTTTGGCTTCCGTCCTCATTGGAGTGATTCAAACCTTTGCCATCGCATTTGACTATTCGTTCATCAGCGTTGCCAAAAATTTGGGCTTCAGCTTGTCCGAAGCCCTGATGAACAACCCCATCTTGAAACTGACCGTGTCGCAAGTGGCGCCCATCTTGCCGTACTTGTTCTTGGTTTTGATTTTGATTTTCCGTCCAAAGGGACTCTTAGGGACCCGAGAAGGATGA
- a CDS encoding branched-chain amino acid ABC transporter substrate-binding protein, whose product MKFAVRSIAVASLAMCAFGAFAQKGETVKIAWIDPLSGLMAPVGNNQLKSFQFFAEKYSKINPAGVKFEVVGFDNKLSPAESLNVLKAATDQGIRYITQGNGSGVAGALIEAVNKHNERNPGKEIIFLNHSAVDPDFTNSKCSYWHFRYDADTSMKMEALTTFMKDRPETKKIFLLNQNYSHGHQVAKFFKEGISRKRPDVQIVGEDLHPLAQVRDFAPYIAKIKASGADTVVTGNWGSDLALLVKAANEGGYNGNFYTYYTGVTGTPTALGKNGEGRVFQIAYGHYKMGGQMDKWQDEFKAKFNDDFYTGSVHSIFATLGDAMAKAKSTDPVKVAAALEGIKSTSVFNGEVEMRKTDHQLQQPLYLTVWSKVDKKYNYSVENTGMTLVPVKEFPSYISSTPTSCQMKRPG is encoded by the coding sequence ATGAAATTTGCAGTTCGTTCTATCGCTGTTGCCTCTTTGGCAATGTGTGCTTTCGGTGCTTTTGCTCAAAAGGGCGAAACCGTCAAAATCGCATGGATTGACCCCTTGTCTGGCCTCATGGCACCTGTGGGCAACAATCAACTCAAAAGCTTCCAGTTCTTTGCTGAGAAATACAGCAAGATCAACCCTGCAGGCGTGAAGTTCGAAGTGGTTGGCTTTGACAACAAGCTGAGCCCCGCTGAAAGCTTGAACGTGTTGAAGGCCGCAACCGATCAAGGTATCCGTTACATCACACAGGGCAATGGCTCTGGTGTGGCGGGTGCACTCATTGAAGCTGTCAACAAACACAACGAACGCAACCCTGGTAAAGAAATCATTTTCTTGAACCACTCAGCGGTGGATCCCGACTTCACCAACAGCAAGTGCAGCTATTGGCACTTCCGCTATGACGCAGACACATCCATGAAGATGGAAGCCCTGACGACCTTCATGAAGGATCGTCCTGAAACCAAGAAAATCTTCTTGCTGAATCAAAACTATTCACATGGTCACCAAGTGGCCAAGTTCTTCAAAGAGGGCATCAGCCGTAAGCGTCCTGACGTTCAAATCGTGGGTGAAGATTTGCACCCCTTGGCGCAAGTTCGCGACTTTGCTCCCTACATTGCCAAAATCAAAGCTTCTGGCGCAGACACTGTTGTGACGGGCAACTGGGGCTCTGACTTGGCATTGCTAGTGAAGGCAGCCAATGAAGGCGGTTACAACGGCAACTTCTACACTTACTACACAGGTGTCACAGGTACGCCTACAGCTTTGGGCAAAAACGGCGAAGGCCGAGTCTTCCAAATCGCCTACGGTCACTACAAAATGGGTGGTCAGATGGACAAATGGCAAGATGAATTCAAAGCCAAGTTCAATGACGACTTCTACACCGGCTCAGTTCACAGCATCTTTGCAACCTTGGGTGATGCCATGGCCAAAGCCAAGTCGACAGACCCTGTGAAAGTTGCCGCTGCCCTTGAAGGTATCAAGAGCACCAGCGTGTTCAACGGTGAAGTCGAAATGCGCAAAACCGACCACCAACTGCAGCAGCCCCTGTACCTCACCGTCTGGAGCAAAGTTGACAAGAAATACAACTACAGCGTTGAGAACACAGGCATGACCTTGGTTCCAGTGAAGGAGTTCCCTTCCTACATTTCAAGCACGCCCACAAGCTGCCAAATGAAGCGTCCAGGTTAA
- a CDS encoding 3-(methylthio)propionyl-CoA ligase, producing MFGLMQQQSLLISSLIDFAERHHGDGEVVSRRVEGDVHRYTWADVANRSRQLANALDGLRLMQGDRVATLAWNGYRHLEMYFGVSGSGRVLHTLNPRLHPDQVVWIANHAEDQILCFDMTFLPLVQAVHARCTTVKHWVALCDADKLPADTGIPNLTSYETLIGQQAKTYVWPQLDENSASSMCYTSGTTGNPKAALYSHRSTLLHAYAAALPDVMCISARDAILPVVPMFHVNAWGIPYSAAMTGAKLVFPGPALDGKSVYELIEAEKVTFAAGVPTVWQMLLGHMKPAHLKFSSLKRTVIGGSACPPAMINAFRDDYGVDVLHAWGMTEMSPLGTLCTLKNKHLSLPAEAQMKLRLKQGRAIFGVDMKIVNDAGETLPHDGKTYGDLLVKGPWIIREYFKQEGPPPLIDGWFPTGDVATIDEDGFMQITDRSKDVIKSGGEWISSIDIENIAMAHPDVAMAACIGMPHPKWDERPVVCVVKKPGSALSSAEMLKFYEGKTAKWQIPDDAIFVEAIPLGATGKMLKTKLREQLSGYKLPSL from the coding sequence ATGTTCGGACTCATGCAACAGCAATCTTTGCTGATTTCTTCTTTGATTGATTTTGCTGAACGCCACCATGGCGACGGTGAAGTAGTTTCTCGACGTGTTGAAGGCGATGTGCATCGCTATACCTGGGCTGATGTGGCGAATCGATCTCGGCAATTGGCCAATGCCTTAGACGGCTTGAGGCTGATGCAGGGCGATCGTGTTGCCACGTTGGCATGGAATGGCTACCGTCACCTTGAGATGTATTTTGGGGTGAGCGGCTCTGGACGCGTTCTGCATACGCTGAACCCCCGATTGCATCCAGATCAGGTGGTGTGGATTGCCAACCATGCAGAGGATCAAATTCTCTGCTTTGACATGACATTCTTACCTTTGGTGCAAGCGGTTCATGCGCGTTGCACGACCGTGAAGCACTGGGTTGCTCTTTGCGATGCCGATAAATTGCCAGCGGACACAGGCATCCCGAATCTGACCAGTTATGAAACTCTGATTGGACAACAAGCAAAGACTTATGTTTGGCCGCAATTAGATGAAAACTCTGCGTCTAGCATGTGCTACACCAGCGGCACCACAGGCAACCCCAAGGCGGCTTTGTACAGTCACCGATCGACTTTGCTCCATGCCTATGCAGCTGCCTTGCCTGATGTCATGTGCATTTCAGCGCGCGATGCGATCTTGCCTGTCGTGCCCATGTTCCATGTGAACGCATGGGGTATTCCCTACAGCGCAGCCATGACAGGCGCTAAATTGGTCTTTCCTGGCCCTGCCTTGGATGGCAAGTCGGTCTATGAATTGATTGAAGCAGAGAAGGTGACCTTTGCTGCGGGCGTACCCACCGTTTGGCAAATGCTGCTGGGTCACATGAAACCTGCCCATTTGAAATTCAGTTCATTGAAGCGAACTGTGATTGGGGGTTCAGCTTGCCCGCCCGCCATGATCAATGCTTTCCGTGATGACTATGGCGTTGACGTTTTGCACGCATGGGGCATGACTGAAATGAGCCCCTTGGGCACGCTTTGCACATTGAAAAACAAACACCTCAGTTTGCCTGCAGAAGCACAAATGAAATTGCGCTTGAAGCAAGGCCGCGCCATCTTTGGTGTTGACATGAAAATCGTCAACGATGCTGGTGAGACATTGCCGCACGACGGAAAAACATACGGTGATTTGCTCGTCAAAGGACCTTGGATCATTCGTGAATATTTCAAGCAAGAAGGCCCACCCCCATTGATCGACGGATGGTTCCCAACCGGTGATGTGGCCACCATCGATGAAGATGGCTTCATGCAAATCACAGACCGAAGCAAGGATGTGATCAAGTCCGGCGGAGAATGGATCAGCTCCATTGACATTGAAAACATTGCCATGGCCCATCCCGACGTCGCCATGGCGGCTTGCATTGGCATGCCGCATCCGAAGTGGGACGAAAGACCTGTGGTGTGCGTGGTCAAAAAACCCGGCAGCGCCTTGAGCTCGGCAGAAATGCTCAAATTTTATGAGGGCAAAACTGCGAAATGGCAAATACCAGATGACGCCATTTTTGTCGAAGCAATCCCTTTGGGCGCAACGGGAAAAATGCTGAAAACAAAACTGCGTGAACAACTTTCAGGTTACAAATTGCCTAGCCTTTGA
- a CDS encoding protein adenylyltransferase SelO — translation MTWINQYAALGPAFTVEVLPTPVPAPYWVAQNPSFLKACGLPDAWLDSEEALAVFSGNGLWEGMAPRASVYSGHQFGHWAGQLGDGRALSLGEFATPQGSFEIQLKGAGQTPFSRMGDGRAVLRSSIREYLCSEAMAGLGVPTTRALCLTGSSLPVLREEPETAAIVTRVAPSFIRFGHFEHFANQSAHPDALKHLADFVIEHHFEGQEISLGNPYADLLHEVSLKTAQLVAQWQAIGFCHGVLNTDNMSILGLTLDYGPFQFMDGFHPHHICNHSDHSGRYAYDKQPQIAYWNLFCLGQALMPLIDDQELAMKALEPYKEAYTAHWTHNFCMKLGLSQVNEEDDAANMALIQSLLQMMATERTDFTLLWRRLSHAASQTQQSHDAWQAVKDLFLDTGKFQDWQNNYMAHLQHQGDIEAVQGMLSVNPKFVLRNHLVELAIQKSKLGDHSEVAKLFKLLQSPFDEQPEFEAYANLPPSWASEIEISCSS, via the coding sequence ATGACCTGGATCAACCAATATGCTGCCTTGGGACCTGCCTTCACAGTAGAAGTCTTGCCCACACCTGTACCAGCCCCCTACTGGGTGGCCCAAAATCCAAGCTTTTTGAAGGCTTGTGGCTTGCCAGACGCATGGCTTGACTCCGAAGAAGCCTTGGCGGTTTTCAGTGGGAATGGGTTATGGGAAGGCATGGCGCCGCGCGCCAGTGTTTACAGCGGTCACCAATTCGGCCATTGGGCTGGACAATTGGGTGATGGCCGTGCCTTGAGCCTAGGGGAGTTTGCAACGCCTCAAGGCTCATTTGAAATTCAGCTCAAAGGCGCTGGTCAAACACCGTTTTCCAGAATGGGGGATGGGCGCGCCGTTTTAAGGTCTAGCATTCGAGAGTACTTGTGCAGTGAAGCCATGGCTGGCTTGGGTGTACCCACCACACGGGCACTGTGCTTAACCGGCTCTTCATTGCCCGTACTTAGGGAAGAACCTGAAACAGCGGCCATTGTGACGCGCGTTGCGCCCAGCTTCATCCGCTTTGGTCACTTTGAACATTTTGCAAATCAATCGGCCCATCCCGATGCCTTAAAGCATTTGGCCGATTTTGTCATTGAACATCATTTTGAAGGTCAAGAAATCAGCTTGGGAAATCCTTATGCAGACTTGCTACATGAAGTGAGTTTGAAAACAGCGCAATTGGTGGCGCAATGGCAAGCCATAGGGTTTTGTCATGGTGTTTTGAACACCGACAACATGAGCATTTTGGGGCTGACTTTGGACTATGGCCCCTTCCAGTTCATGGACGGTTTTCATCCGCACCACATCTGCAATCATTCTGACCATTCAGGCCGCTACGCTTACGACAAGCAACCGCAAATCGCCTACTGGAATCTGTTTTGTTTAGGTCAAGCGTTGATGCCTCTGATCGACGATCAAGAATTGGCCATGAAGGCATTAGAGCCCTACAAAGAAGCTTACACAGCCCACTGGACACACAACTTCTGCATGAAACTGGGCTTGTCACAAGTCAATGAAGAAGACGATGCCGCCAACATGGCCCTGATTCAATCCTTGCTACAAATGATGGCGACAGAAAGAACAGACTTCACGCTGCTTTGGCGCCGTCTCAGTCATGCGGCATCTCAGACCCAGCAGTCGCACGACGCATGGCAAGCTGTGAAGGATTTATTCTTAGACACAGGCAAGTTTCAAGATTGGCAAAACAACTACATGGCGCATTTGCAGCACCAAGGCGATATCGAAGCCGTGCAAGGCATGCTCTCTGTCAATCCCAAGTTCGTGCTGCGCAACCACTTGGTGGAATTGGCCATCCAAAAATCCAAGTTAGGCGACCATTCTGAGGTGGCTAAACTCTTCAAATTGTTGCAGTCACCGTTTGACGAACAACCCGAGTTTGAAGCCTATGCCAACTTGCCCCCCTCTTGGGCCTCTGAGATCGAAATCAGTTGCTCTTCTTAA
- the msrB gene encoding peptide-methionine (R)-S-oxide reductase MsrB, with amino-acid sequence MTSSNLPKTDDEWRAWLRARNAEPLAFEVTRKAATERPFTGKYETHWEPGQYTCICCDAVLFDATTKFDAGCGWPSFYQAANENAIAQKVDRSHGMVRVESVCAQCGAHLGHVFEDGPEPTGLRYCMNSASLNFEKK; translated from the coding sequence ATGACAAGTTCCAACTTACCCAAAACCGACGATGAATGGCGCGCTTGGCTGCGCGCGCGCAATGCAGAGCCATTGGCTTTCGAAGTGACGCGCAAAGCGGCAACAGAGCGCCCCTTCACAGGCAAATACGAAACACATTGGGAACCAGGTCAATACACCTGTATCTGCTGCGATGCGGTATTGTTCGATGCCACAACCAAGTTTGATGCAGGATGCGGCTGGCCCTCGTTCTACCAAGCCGCCAATGAAAATGCAATTGCACAAAAGGTCGACCGAAGTCACGGCATGGTGCGCGTTGAAAGTGTTTGCGCCCAATGTGGCGCACACCTTGGCCATGTGTTTGAAGACGGTCCCGAACCCACAGGTTTGCGTTACTGCATGAATTCAGCTTCTTTGAATTTCGAAAAAAAATAA